One Onychostoma macrolepis isolate SWU-2019 chromosome 10, ASM1243209v1, whole genome shotgun sequence genomic region harbors:
- the morn5 gene encoding MORN repeat-containing protein 5 isoform X3, with product MEFMGSSYHGDYNNGRMEGTGEYTLPTHTRYVGEMKDGMFHGKGVLHFPNGSKYEGTWEKGICKEGKYTFSDGLEYKETDWDYCDGKDRRFYSERCNGLKPAGESQVIDRDPPRAIPDGCYDSGDGFYDPSTRVVKDYDGNFLRNADDQEHEWIVRTCRKSWDEFTGHCPRGNTLEEKS from the exons GATGGAGGGGACGGGTGAATACACACTTCCCACTCACACCAGATATGTCGGAGAAATGAAAGACGGCATGTTCCATGGAAAAGGAGTGCTCCATTTCCCCAATGGAAGCAAATATGAGGGAACTTGGGAGAAAGGAATATGCAAAGAG GGAAAGTACACATTTTCTGATGGCCTTGAGTATAAAGAGACAGACTGGGATTACTGTGATGGCAAGGACAGGCGTTTCTACTCTGAGAGGTGTAATGGCCTCAAACCAGCAG GAGAATCCCAGGTAATTGATCGGGACCCCCCGCGGGCCATCCCTGATGGTTGCTATGACAGCGGCGATGGCTTTTATGATCCCAGCACTAGAGTCGTCAAAGATTATGATGGCAATTTTCTCAGGAACGCAG ACGACCAGGAACACGAGTGGATCGTGCGGACCTGCAGGAAGAGCTGGGATGAGTTCACTGGCCACTGTCCAAGAGGCAACACACTGGAGGAGAA ATCATAA
- the morn5 gene encoding MORN repeat-containing protein 5 isoform X1, translating to MEFMGSSYHGDYNNGRMEGTGEYTLPTHTRYVGEMKDGMFHGKGVLHFPNGSKYEGTWEKGICKEGKYTFSDGLEYKETDWDYCDGKDRRFYSERCNGLKPAGESQVIDRDPPRAIPDGCYDSGDGFYDPSTRVVKDYDGNFLRNADDQEHEWIVRTCRKSWDEFTGHCPRGNTLEEKHHIWVTKEGSSVERTRRN from the exons GATGGAGGGGACGGGTGAATACACACTTCCCACTCACACCAGATATGTCGGAGAAATGAAAGACGGCATGTTCCATGGAAAAGGAGTGCTCCATTTCCCCAATGGAAGCAAATATGAGGGAACTTGGGAGAAAGGAATATGCAAAGAG GGAAAGTACACATTTTCTGATGGCCTTGAGTATAAAGAGACAGACTGGGATTACTGTGATGGCAAGGACAGGCGTTTCTACTCTGAGAGGTGTAATGGCCTCAAACCAGCAG GAGAATCCCAGGTAATTGATCGGGACCCCCCGCGGGCCATCCCTGATGGTTGCTATGACAGCGGCGATGGCTTTTATGATCCCAGCACTAGAGTCGTCAAAGATTATGATGGCAATTTTCTCAGGAACGCAG ACGACCAGGAACACGAGTGGATCGTGCGGACCTGCAGGAAGAGCTGGGATGAGTTCACTGGCCACTGTCCAAGAGGCAACACACTGGAGGAGAA ACATCACATTTGGGTGACCAAAGAGGGTTCCAGTGTTGAGAGGACTAGAAGAAACTAA